A region of Desulfolithobacter dissulfuricans DNA encodes the following proteins:
- a CDS encoding creatininase family protein, whose product MISFRLEENSWQDVAAYLEDDNRIIIPVGSTEQHGTFAPLGTDTHVALAVAEEGAERSGVLMAPPLWYGWSPHHLVVPGTVSIRAEILIELFFDLVSSLARHGFRLFVVINGHRLVNIPWLQISAQRIQEELGVRVYLFDLAHMAKEVIAREQMGSIGHGDEQEISHMMHCSPELLRPDRFHDAPHPERTLYHLDPGSSRDSLCYVPATINDMEKLRERTGDTITGSPTRATPEKGRIYHQHLVSRLLELLQHLGNS is encoded by the coding sequence ATGATCTCCTTTCGCCTGGAAGAAAACAGCTGGCAGGACGTGGCCGCCTACCTGGAAGACGACAACCGGATCATCATCCCTGTCGGTTCCACCGAACAGCACGGCACCTTCGCCCCCCTGGGCACCGACACCCATGTGGCCCTGGCCGTGGCCGAGGAAGGGGCGGAAAGAAGCGGCGTCCTCATGGCCCCGCCGCTCTGGTACGGCTGGAGCCCACACCACCTGGTGGTCCCGGGAACGGTAAGCATCCGGGCGGAAATCCTCATCGAGCTGTTTTTCGACCTTGTCAGCTCCCTGGCTCGGCACGGCTTCAGACTTTTCGTGGTCATCAACGGCCACCGTCTGGTCAACATTCCCTGGCTGCAGATCAGCGCTCAGCGGATCCAGGAAGAACTCGGCGTGCGGGTGTACCTCTTTGACCTGGCCCACATGGCAAAAGAAGTCATCGCCCGGGAGCAGATGGGTTCCATCGGTCATGGGGACGAGCAGGAAATCTCCCACATGATGCACTGCTCCCCCGAACTGTTGCGCCCGGACAGATTCCACGACGCGCCCCATCCGGAACGGACCCTGTATCATCTCGATCCGGGCAGCTCCCGTGATTCGCTCTGCTATGTGCCGGCAACAATCAACGATATGGAAAAACTAAGGGAACGGACCGGTGACACCATCACCGGCTCGCCGACCAGGGCCACCCCTGAAAAAGGACGGATCTATCACCAACACCTGGTCTCAAGACTTCTTGAGCTGCTGCAACACCTCGGAAATTCCTGA
- a CDS encoding TRAP transporter large permease, with amino-acid sequence MDAGIGLMSLVVFGILFLTLGIGIWIGMSLFIVGGLGLFFFSSLPAGYNMASSVWATVEKWEYVALPMFILMGEILYRSGISEKLFRALVPWLYRLPGGLLLMNIISCTLFAAVSGSSAATTATVGRITLAELDKLGYDRRIAMGSLAGAGTLGFLIPPSLIMIVYAILAEVSVGKMFMAGILPGLLLSSIYAAYIIFQGLRHPEIAPQGDAVYTWGDRLAGLKDLAPTLILIVLVLGSIYAGVATPTEAAAIGVFGATVFAFVNRRMNAKILMECLMGAVKTNAMIMLIVMGAGFLSRSMGFLGIPAAITQAILDLHLSPYTLMVLLGCVYIVLGCLLDGFSIVVMTLPIALPMVTAAGFDPIWFGIYLILMVELSQITPPVGFNLFVIQGLTREPITRVARHAFPFFILMVITTAIITLFPQIALYLPNLMISK; translated from the coding sequence ATGGACGCTGGTATCGGCCTGATGAGCCTGGTGGTGTTCGGGATCCTCTTTCTGACCCTTGGCATCGGCATCTGGATCGGCATGAGCCTGTTCATCGTCGGCGGTCTGGGGCTCTTTTTCTTCAGTTCCCTGCCCGCCGGGTACAACATGGCCTCGTCGGTCTGGGCCACGGTGGAGAAGTGGGAATACGTGGCCCTGCCCATGTTCATCCTCATGGGTGAGATCCTGTACCGCTCCGGCATCTCGGAAAAACTGTTCCGGGCCCTGGTACCGTGGCTGTACCGGTTGCCCGGCGGACTGCTCCTGATGAACATCATCTCCTGCACCCTCTTTGCCGCGGTGTCCGGCTCCAGCGCCGCCACCACGGCCACGGTGGGCCGGATCACCCTGGCCGAGCTGGACAAGCTCGGCTACGACCGGCGCATCGCCATGGGCTCGCTGGCCGGGGCCGGAACCCTTGGCTTTCTGATTCCGCCGTCGCTGATCATGATCGTCTACGCCATCCTGGCCGAAGTGTCGGTGGGCAAGATGTTCATGGCCGGTATCCTGCCGGGGCTCCTGCTCTCGTCCATCTATGCCGCCTATATCATCTTCCAGGGGTTGCGCCATCCCGAGATCGCACCCCAGGGTGACGCCGTCTACACCTGGGGTGACCGACTGGCCGGACTCAAGGACCTGGCCCCGACCCTGATCCTGATCGTCCTTGTGCTCGGCTCCATCTACGCCGGAGTGGCCACCCCCACCGAGGCGGCGGCCATCGGCGTGTTCGGGGCTACGGTGTTTGCCTTCGTGAACCGCCGCATGAACGCGAAGATTCTCATGGAATGCCTGATGGGCGCGGTCAAGACCAATGCCATGATCATGCTCATTGTCATGGGGGCCGGGTTTCTCTCCCGCTCCATGGGCTTTCTCGGCATCCCGGCGGCCATCACCCAGGCCATCCTGGACCTCCACCTCTCGCCCTACACCCTGATGGTTCTGCTGGGCTGTGTCTACATCGTGCTCGGCTGCCTGCTGGACGGTTTTTCCATCGTGGTCATGACCCTGCCCATCGCCCTGCCCATGGTCACGGCGGCAGGATTCGACCCGATCTGGTTCGGCATCTATCTGATCCTGATGGTGGAACTGAGCCAGATAACCCCGCCGGTGGGATTCAACCTCTTTGTCATCCAGGGATTGACCAGGGAACCCATCACCAGGGTCGCCCGGCACGCCTTTCCCTTTTTCATTCTCATGGTCATCACCACGGCCATCATCACACTCTTTCCGCAGATCGCCCTGTATCTGCCCAACCTGATGATCAGCAAGTAA
- a CDS encoding TRAP transporter small permease subunit: MISRIIRFTEIVSDLAAGVSAIILALMTMLILLEILLWNVLEKTTLIADEYSAYGLAAITFLGAGYCLKERGHIRLTLVLGLLPATLARVVTFVATVISTGFMGYLWWYLYKMVASSYRYGSTSGTLTSTPLWIPQALMLAGATCFLLQFIGMSLKTMQAITTGEEVL, translated from the coding sequence ATGATATCCCGAATCATCCGCTTCACTGAAATCGTCAGCGACCTGGCAGCCGGGGTCTCGGCCATCATCCTGGCCCTGATGACGATGCTCATCCTGCTGGAGATCCTGCTCTGGAACGTCCTGGAAAAGACCACACTGATCGCCGACGAGTACAGCGCCTACGGCCTGGCGGCCATCACCTTTCTGGGCGCCGGCTACTGCCTCAAAGAAAGAGGCCATATCCGGCTCACCCTGGTACTTGGCTTGCTGCCCGCCACCCTGGCCCGGGTGGTGACCTTTGTGGCCACGGTAATCTCCACCGGTTTCATGGGCTATCTCTGGTGGTACCTTTACAAAATGGTCGCCTCCTCGTACCGGTACGGCTCCACCTCGGGTACGCTGACCAGTACCCCGCTCTGGATTCCCCAGGCCCTGATGCTGGCCGGGGCCACCTGTTTCCTGCTCCAGTTCATCGGTATGTCGCTTAAAACCATGCAGGCCATCACCACCGGTGAGGAGGTGCTCTGA
- a CDS encoding TRAP transporter substrate-binding protein translates to MKKGLALLLGLMFTALLATGAVAKTRWDMHLNYPAGNFHSQGAQRFADRVKEVTNGELEIVLHPGASLGFKGPELLRAVAEGQLTIAEIPTGMVEGDAPLLALTAQPFIATNAEEQRLLYELAKPAYARTLDRFNQFTLYTSVWPFSGIYTQREIKSVADLKGLKMRVYDGTGLAFGKATGIAARKMPFSEVYPAMKSGLLDSMYTSSVSGVDAKAWEVLKYFTPINIVGPVNMVNVNKAAWNRLPKDIQDKVQQVAAEMEQEMWNLAADMDAKSRKTLQENGMIITPVSDQFRRELNQIGTRLRAQWARKAGPEAQAILDEYYKRTGHN, encoded by the coding sequence ATGAAAAAAGGACTCGCACTTCTTCTCGGGCTCATGTTCACCGCCCTGCTTGCCACCGGTGCTGTGGCAAAGACCAGATGGGACATGCATCTCAACTATCCGGCCGGCAACTTCCACTCCCAGGGCGCCCAGCGCTTTGCCGACCGTGTGAAGGAGGTGACAAACGGCGAACTTGAAATCGTGCTCCATCCGGGGGCTTCTCTCGGTTTCAAGGGACCGGAACTGCTCCGGGCCGTGGCCGAAGGCCAGCTGACCATTGCCGAGATTCCCACCGGCATGGTGGAGGGCGACGCCCCGCTGCTGGCTCTGACCGCCCAGCCGTTTATCGCCACCAATGCCGAGGAACAGCGGCTGCTCTACGAACTGGCCAAACCGGCCTACGCCAGAACCCTGGACCGGTTCAACCAGTTCACCCTCTACACCTCGGTCTGGCCCTTTTCCGGCATCTACACCCAGCGCGAAATCAAATCTGTGGCCGACCTCAAGGGTCTCAAGATGCGGGTCTACGACGGCACCGGCCTGGCGTTCGGCAAGGCCACCGGTATCGCGGCCCGCAAGATGCCCTTCTCCGAGGTCTACCCGGCCATGAAATCCGGTCTGCTCGATTCCATGTACACCTCGTCGGTATCCGGTGTCGATGCCAAGGCCTGGGAAGTGCTGAAGTACTTCACCCCGATCAACATTGTCGGCCCGGTCAACATGGTCAACGTCAACAAGGCGGCCTGGAACAGGCTGCCCAAGGACATCCAGGACAAGGTGCAGCAGGTTGCCGCGGAGATGGAGCAGGAGATGTGGAACCTGGCCGCGGACATGGATGCCAAAAGCCGCAAGACCCTCCAGGAAAACGGCATGATCATCACCCCGGTCAGCGACCAGTTCCGCCGCGAACTCAACCAGATCGGCACCAGGCTGCGGGCCCAGTGGGCCAGGAAGGCCGGTCCCGAGGCCCAGGCCATCCTGGACGAATATTACAAACGCACCGGGCATAACTAA
- a CDS encoding GntR family transcriptional regulator — MKQSLGSVAYQKIYRKIITLEYEPGEHLEESRLVRELDIGRTPIREALMTLCGDLLVESQPGKGFVVRPITLQNTKAAFDALEVMEQGIAPLVIRGQNDKCLLAMRRANEAMKEAVREMNILSMVELNHSFHLDFATCSRNLYLTEALQKVRCETNRLAYLSYSTEIEPRQALQHHYDSVVHQHEEIINAITTRDLPQLQQVLRDHCAIFKNRIISYLTG, encoded by the coding sequence ATGAAACAATCGCTCGGCTCGGTCGCCTACCAGAAAATTTACCGGAAGATCATCACCCTGGAGTACGAGCCGGGGGAACATCTCGAGGAAAGTCGACTGGTCAGAGAGCTTGATATCGGCCGGACACCGATACGGGAAGCGCTGATGACCCTGTGCGGCGACCTGCTCGTGGAGTCCCAGCCAGGAAAAGGGTTTGTGGTCCGACCCATCACCCTGCAAAACACGAAAGCCGCCTTTGACGCCCTGGAAGTCATGGAACAGGGCATTGCCCCCCTGGTTATCCGGGGCCAGAACGACAAATGTCTCCTGGCCATGCGCCGGGCCAACGAGGCCATGAAAGAGGCTGTTCGGGAGATGAATATTCTCTCCATGGTGGAGTTGAACCACTCCTTTCACCTGGATTTCGCCACCTGTTCCCGCAACCTCTATCTCACCGAAGCCCTGCAGAAGGTCCGCTGCGAAACCAACCGGCTGGCCTACCTCTCCTATTCAACGGAAATAGAACCCCGCCAGGCCCTGCAGCACCATTATGATTCGGTGGTCCATCAGCACGAAGAGATAATCAACGCCATTACGACCCGAGACCTCCCGCAACTGCAGCAGGTACTCAGGGATCACTGTGCGATATTCAAAAACAGGATCATCAGCTACCTGACAGGCTGA
- the yhbY gene encoding ribosome assembly RNA-binding protein YhbY, which translates to MADKKKKKAKSTPTLNSRQIRHLRSLGHHLDPVVLVGREGISESVIQSVRDALKTRELLKVKLGQNCPVGKKEAATEVAVRTGAVLVQLIGKTILLYQPNDDLPEKQRITLPR; encoded by the coding sequence ATGGCTGACAAGAAGAAAAAAAAGGCAAAAAGCACACCGACTCTCAACTCCAGACAGATCCGTCACCTGCGCAGCCTTGGCCACCACCTGGACCCGGTGGTCCTGGTCGGCCGGGAAGGCATCAGTGAAAGCGTCATCCAGTCGGTACGCGACGCCCTGAAGACCCGCGAACTGCTCAAGGTCAAGCTGGGACAGAACTGCCCGGTGGGCAAAAAGGAAGCGGCCACCGAGGTCGCCGTCCGCACCGGTGCGGTCCTGGTACAGCTCATCGGCAAGACCATCCTCCTCTACCAGCCAAACGACGACCTGCCGGAAAAGCAGCGCATCACCCTCCCCCGCTGA
- a CDS encoding TraB/GumN family protein, translating to MTDQPTDKTPSDTPFPSREYPQDATVIRTGDKTILLVGTAHISRHSAEIVEQIIKEEHPDTVCIELDEKRFQALSRRERWENLDLKQVIRNKQLATLMVNLILASYQKKLGGQLGIMPGTELLTAANVATELGIPVELCDRDVRVTLRRAWKATPFLRKGYLLATLIGSLFDKTELDEEKLAELRQKDVLSELMKEIGEVMPQAKEALIDERDIYMAEKIKNAPGKRIVAVVGAGHMAGIERAIHEDNSHRMAEIDTIPPVSKIWKILGWSIPVAIILSIGVIGLRQGVSEAGANALYWVLANGIPSAIGAMIAWAHPATIFSAFAAAPITSLTPVIGAGYVCAFVQVMTNPPVVREFEAVGQDIGSVRGWWRNKLLRVFLVFFMTGFGSSIGTWVGGYRIFTNLFT from the coding sequence ATGACTGACCAACCGACAGACAAAACACCCTCTGACACGCCCTTCCCGTCACGGGAATATCCGCAGGACGCCACGGTCATCAGGACTGGCGACAAAACCATCCTCCTGGTGGGCACGGCCCATATTTCCAGGCATTCAGCCGAGATCGTCGAACAGATCATCAAGGAGGAGCACCCCGACACGGTGTGCATCGAACTGGACGAGAAACGGTTCCAGGCCCTGTCCAGGCGGGAACGGTGGGAAAACCTGGACCTGAAACAGGTGATCCGCAACAAGCAGCTGGCCACCCTGATGGTCAACCTGATCCTGGCCTCGTACCAGAAAAAACTGGGTGGCCAGCTGGGCATCATGCCGGGCACCGAGCTGCTCACGGCCGCCAACGTGGCCACCGAGCTGGGCATCCCGGTGGAGCTCTGCGACCGGGACGTGCGGGTGACTCTGCGCCGGGCCTGGAAGGCCACCCCCTTTCTCAGAAAGGGCTACCTGTTGGCCACTCTCATCGGCTCGCTCTTTGACAAGACCGAACTGGACGAAGAGAAGCTGGCCGAACTGCGCCAGAAGGACGTGCTCTCCGAGCTGATGAAGGAAATCGGCGAGGTCATGCCCCAGGCCAAGGAGGCGCTCATCGACGAACGGGACATCTACATGGCGGAAAAAATCAAGAATGCCCCGGGCAAACGGATCGTCGCCGTGGTCGGGGCCGGGCACATGGCCGGCATCGAGCGGGCCATCCACGAGGATAACAGCCACCGGATGGCCGAGATCGATACCATCCCGCCGGTCTCGAAAATCTGGAAGATCCTGGGCTGGTCCATCCCGGTGGCCATCATCCTCTCCATCGGCGTCATCGGCCTGCGCCAGGGCGTGAGCGAGGCCGGGGCCAATGCCCTGTACTGGGTCCTGGCCAACGGCATCCCCTCGGCCATCGGCGCCATGATCGCCTGGGCCCATCCGGCCACCATTTTCTCCGCCTTTGCAGCCGCCCCCATCACCAGCCTCACCCCGGTCATCGGCGCCGGCTACGTATGCGCCTTTGTCCAGGTGATGACCAATCCGCCGGTGGTACGGGAGTTCGAGGCCGTGGGCCAGGATATCGGCTCGGTCAGGGGCTGGTGGCGCAACAAGCTGCTGCGGGTCTTCCTGGTCTTTTTCATGACCGGATTCGGCTCCTCCATCGGCACCTGGGTGGGGGGCTACCGGATCTTCACCAACCTGTTCACCTGA
- a CDS encoding efflux RND transporter permease subunit yields the protein MTGLVRFTLKQKVFCNLFFVLLMVIGAYAMLRSSVERYPNIHFGKVMIDTYFPGASPGDVEALVTRVIEDALENMNNVEYILSHSYRERSSILIKFIDDTDYQRGYDEVRFRVQTILSDLPDTVDPPRFNELDVNDWFPAISVNIVGERSNRALILMAEDLKTRLLARVPDLKEVKLVGEFVREFHVLLDQRRMRSLGVTFDQAARALSRANITVPAGAYDTPGGEFMLRVDERFRSRTQVMDTIIRRDGDGSFIRIRDIVAHPDAPLPETLSYRQPFVMSSINGQDCVSLQLIKTRQGNAIQIAAETRKVVEENRDRYREEGIELVVTQDSTVKIKDSMRVLGTNLLLGIILVCILIWSVMGLRNAALTTVGIPFSFMVTMAIMYLTGNSINEISLFAFVLVSGIIVDDAIVVVENIYRHVQQGKKLHDAVKDGTAEVFLPVVSATLTTVAAFLPMLIMTGSTGEFFAVIPKAVTYALIASLLECLFILPVHYLDFGQRETQAKTRGRRFRISGDGHSLEIEDTRFMAFNRALFNYLLERVLIYRKWSLLLLFLLFSSALFIALVSLTGRMNLIRVSFFPDDYSIFYVEVTGPAGTSINTTHELVKKIAAEVMADGPGMATSAAGIAGFYLNEDYYPVWGSQVGHVVVTLPAIRERQFEDDSSDILLHLDSMRRKLAHFSRETGFRLHIRPEKDGPPAGKDINIRILGRQRDRVQEAAARAMDFLRHDPDIAPWLIDLQDDQGQPGRVLRFAIRPERIMEYNLTPDQVALLAASLLNGRVVGKYRLEDEEIDLKLKLATSPEHGLKEALAAVAIDHPDGPVLLGDLVEPKFSVEPGFLNRFQGLSAVTLTADLRPESPVSSQSVIKEVRAWFKSVQDQYPGVSLNFAGEYESTHRSYTSLTYAFFIALTLIYLILAAQFGSYTQPLIIISAVIFALIGVIYGTFLSRSLFTINSFIAIVGVTGVVVNDSLVLVDFINKAYQKGLTRHQAIVAGTNIRLRPIILTTLTTTLGLLPMALGIPEYSLVWGTMAMTFVTGLCTATFLTIIIVPVEWDMLMAAAERRTGTKNKKISGPGRTRIHIEQIHD from the coding sequence ATGACCGGACTTGTTCGTTTCACCCTCAAGCAGAAAGTCTTCTGCAACCTCTTCTTCGTGCTCCTGATGGTGATCGGGGCCTATGCCATGCTGCGCTCGTCTGTTGAGCGCTATCCAAATATCCATTTCGGCAAGGTGATGATCGACACCTATTTCCCCGGCGCCTCTCCCGGCGACGTGGAGGCCCTGGTCACCCGGGTGATCGAGGACGCGCTGGAGAACATGAATAACGTGGAGTATATCCTCTCCCACTCCTACCGGGAGCGCTCGTCCATCCTGATCAAGTTCATCGATGACACCGACTACCAGCGCGGCTATGACGAGGTCCGGTTCCGGGTCCAGACCATTCTTTCCGACCTGCCGGACACTGTGGACCCGCCCCGGTTCAACGAGCTCGATGTCAACGACTGGTTTCCCGCCATTTCGGTCAACATCGTCGGCGAACGCTCCAACCGGGCCCTGATCCTCATGGCCGAAGACCTGAAGACCAGGCTCCTGGCCCGGGTCCCGGACCTGAAGGAAGTCAAGCTGGTGGGCGAATTCGTCCGGGAGTTCCATGTCCTGCTCGACCAGAGGCGCATGCGGAGCCTGGGTGTCACCTTTGACCAGGCGGCCCGGGCCCTCTCCCGGGCCAACATCACTGTCCCGGCCGGCGCATACGACACCCCGGGCGGGGAATTCATGCTCCGCGTGGACGAACGGTTCCGTAGCCGGACCCAGGTCATGGATACCATTATCCGGCGGGACGGGGACGGTTCATTTATCCGCATCCGCGACATCGTCGCCCACCCCGACGCCCCTCTGCCCGAGACCCTCTCCTATCGCCAGCCCTTTGTCATGTCCTCGATCAACGGCCAGGACTGCGTCTCGCTCCAGCTCATCAAGACCCGCCAGGGTAATGCCATCCAGATCGCCGCCGAGACCAGGAAAGTGGTGGAGGAAAACCGCGACCGGTACCGGGAAGAGGGGATCGAGCTGGTCGTCACCCAGGATTCCACGGTCAAGATCAAGGATTCCATGCGGGTACTGGGCACCAACCTGCTGCTCGGCATCATCCTGGTCTGCATCCTCATCTGGTCGGTGATGGGACTGCGCAACGCGGCCCTGACCACGGTGGGTATTCCGTTTTCCTTCATGGTCACCATGGCCATCATGTACCTGACCGGCAACTCTATCAACGAGATCTCCCTGTTCGCCTTTGTCCTGGTCTCGGGGATCATTGTCGATGACGCCATCGTGGTGGTGGAGAATATCTACCGCCATGTCCAGCAGGGCAAGAAACTGCACGACGCGGTGAAGGACGGCACGGCCGAGGTCTTTTTGCCGGTGGTCTCGGCCACCCTGACCACGGTCGCCGCCTTTCTGCCCATGCTGATCATGACCGGTTCCACCGGTGAATTCTTTGCCGTCATCCCCAAGGCGGTCACCTACGCCCTCATCGCCTCACTGCTGGAATGTCTTTTCATTCTCCCGGTCCATTACCTGGACTTCGGCCAGCGGGAGACCCAGGCAAAGACCCGGGGGCGCCGCTTTCGCATCAGCGGCGACGGCCACAGCCTGGAAATCGAGGATACCCGGTTCATGGCGTTCAACCGGGCCCTGTTCAACTACCTGCTCGAGCGGGTGCTGATCTATCGCAAGTGGTCGCTGCTGCTCCTGTTTCTCCTCTTTTCCTCGGCCCTGTTCATCGCCCTGGTCTCGCTCACCGGGCGGATGAACCTGATCCGGGTCTCGTTCTTCCCGGACGACTACTCCATCTTCTATGTGGAAGTCACCGGTCCGGCCGGGACCTCCATCAACACCACCCATGAACTGGTAAAGAAAATCGCCGCCGAGGTCATGGCCGACGGCCCGGGCATGGCGACCTCCGCGGCCGGTATTGCCGGGTTCTACCTCAACGAGGACTACTACCCGGTCTGGGGCAGCCAGGTGGGGCACGTGGTGGTCACCCTGCCTGCCATCCGCGAGCGGCAGTTCGAGGACGATTCCAGCGATATCCTCCTCCACCTCGACTCCATGCGCCGCAAGCTGGCCCATTTCAGCCGGGAGACCGGTTTCAGGCTCCATATCCGGCCGGAAAAGGACGGGCCGCCGGCGGGCAAGGATATCAATATCCGTATCCTGGGCCGGCAACGGGACCGGGTCCAGGAGGCGGCAGCCCGGGCCATGGATTTTCTACGCCATGATCCCGATATCGCCCCCTGGCTCATCGATCTCCAGGACGACCAGGGCCAGCCGGGCCGGGTCCTGCGGTTTGCAATCCGGCCAGAGCGGATCATGGAATACAATCTCACCCCGGACCAGGTAGCCCTGCTGGCCGCCTCGCTTCTCAATGGCCGGGTCGTGGGCAAATACCGGCTCGAGGACGAGGAGATCGACCTCAAGCTCAAGCTGGCCACCAGTCCCGAACATGGTCTGAAAGAGGCCCTTGCGGCCGTGGCCATCGACCATCCGGACGGGCCGGTACTCCTGGGCGACCTGGTCGAGCCGAAATTTTCCGTCGAGCCCGGGTTCCTCAACCGGTTCCAGGGGTTGTCCGCCGTGACCCTGACCGCGGACCTGCGCCCGGAAAGCCCGGTTTCCTCCCAGTCCGTGATCAAGGAGGTCAGGGCCTGGTTCAAATCGGTCCAGGACCAGTACCCCGGCGTCAGCCTCAACTTTGCCGGGGAATACGAGTCTACCCACCGCTCGTATACCTCGCTGACCTATGCCTTTTTCATAGCCCTGACGCTGATCTACCTCATCCTGGCGGCCCAGTTCGGCTCCTATACCCAGCCGCTGATCATCATTTCGGCGGTGATCTTCGCCCTGATCGGAGTGATCTACGGCACCTTTCTTTCCCGTTCCCTCTTTACTATTAACTCATTCATCGCTATTGTCGGAGTGACAGGGGTGGTGGTCAACGATTCCCTGGTCCTGGTCGATTTCATCAACAAGGCCTACCAAAAGGGGTTGACCAGGCACCAGGCCATTGTTGCCGGCACCAACATCCGGTTGCGGCCGATCATCCTGACCACCCTGACCACGACACTCGGGCTTCTGCCCATGGCGCTTGGCATACCGGAATACTCTCTGGTCTGGGGCACCATGGCCATGACCTTTGTCACCGGCCTGTGCACCGCCACCTTCCTGACCATCATCATCGTCCCGGTGGAATGGGATATGCTCATGGCAGCGGCCGAGCGCCGTACAGGTACCAAAAATAAAAAAATTTCCGGCCCGGGCCGGACGCGAATACATATAGAGCAGATACATGACTGA
- a CDS encoding efflux RND transporter periplasmic adaptor subunit produces MLSRILFFLLMSGWIFPASLHAGTTTCAVRPSFVETRFSGFTRPRAELDIISEVSGRCLSVEADIGQPLPGDGLFATIDSLFTRLELSTILNKIQQNRRQLRYEQQEVDRYTSLVASQASARALLDAAVLRRDQVRLTLEGLETEKQRLEELLARHRVLGPPGYLVMARHVEPGQWVTTGQPLARAGDFRTLTVPLAVTYTEFQALEQMEKIPVSLPELNLRGTASLYRISPGFDPLSRKTKIQLALDLETMARLPVRRGGLRVELTLRLPDPLGGLLVPAPAVEERYKEHWLTRADHTRIRVIVLGPAPDDHSGTPMLRVSSPGLHAGDQVICPEPAEKTSRDR; encoded by the coding sequence ATGCTGTCACGAATCCTCTTTTTTCTCCTGATGTCCGGATGGATCTTTCCGGCCTCCCTGCATGCCGGGACCACCACCTGCGCTGTCCGGCCCTCCTTCGTGGAAACCCGCTTCAGCGGTTTCACCCGCCCCCGGGCGGAACTCGATATCATCAGCGAAGTGTCCGGCCGCTGCCTGAGCGTGGAGGCGGATATCGGTCAGCCCCTGCCCGGGGATGGCCTCTTTGCCACCATCGACTCCCTGTTCACCCGGCTGGAACTCAGCACCATCCTCAACAAGATACAGCAGAACCGACGCCAGCTGCGCTACGAGCAGCAGGAAGTGGACCGCTACACCTCCCTGGTGGCCAGCCAGGCCTCGGCTCGTGCCCTGCTGGACGCAGCCGTGTTGCGGCGCGACCAGGTCCGGCTCACCCTGGAAGGCCTGGAAACCGAGAAACAGCGGCTGGAAGAACTGCTTGCCCGGCACCGGGTCCTCGGTCCGCCCGGCTACCTGGTCATGGCCCGGCACGTGGAACCCGGCCAGTGGGTCACCACCGGCCAGCCCCTGGCCCGGGCCGGAGATTTCCGCACACTGACTGTTCCCCTGGCAGTGACCTATACCGAGTTCCAGGCCCTGGAGCAGATGGAAAAGATCCCGGTCTCTCTGCCGGAGCTGAACCTCCGGGGGACCGCCTCCCTGTATCGGATCTCTCCTGGTTTTGATCCGCTCTCCCGCAAGACTAAGATCCAGCTGGCCCTGGACCTGGAGACCATGGCCCGACTGCCGGTGCGGCGCGGGGGCCTGCGGGTGGAACTCACACTGCGCCTCCCCGATCCCCTGGGCGGTCTCCTGGTTCCGGCCCCGGCCGTGGAAGAACGGTACAAGGAACACTGGCTCACCCGGGCCGATCATACCAGGATCCGGGTCATCGTCCTCGGCCCGGCCCCGGACGACCACAGCGGTACGCCCATGCTGCGGGTCTCCTCGCCCGGACTCCACGCCGGTGACCAGGTTATCTGCCCCGAACCTGCGGAAAAGACGTCCCGTGACCGGTAA